In the genome of Candoia aspera isolate rCanAsp1 chromosome 1, rCanAsp1.hap2, whole genome shotgun sequence, one region contains:
- the MALL gene encoding MAL-like protein: MDSKSSGPAPGCPALENIPSGLAVFRTIPYALILPELIFGCWVWILVAATTVYFPLLQGWVMYVSVSSFVISFLLLLSYLFGFHKNFESWRILDSLYHGATGIFYLSAAVLQANATIRSETEVLSEYNPRYYQLNVAATFFAFITTLLYILHAFSNYYH, from the exons ATGGATTCCAAATCTTCGGGACCAGCACCTGGCTGCCCAGCACTTGAAAATATTCCTTCAGGATTGGCTGTTTTTAGAACAATACCATATGCCTTAATCTTGCCAGAGCTG ATCTTTGGCTGCTGGGTTTGGATCCTTGTAGCTGCTACCACGGTGTATTTCCCTTTGCTGCAAGGATGGGTTATGTATGTCTCGGTCAGCTCCTTTGTCATCTCCTTCCTGCTCCTCCTGAGCTACCTGTTTGGCTTCCACAAAAACTTTGAATCCTGGAGAATACTG GATAGCCTTTACCATGGAGCCACTGGCATTTTCTACCTGAGTGCTGCTGTGTTGCAGGCAAACGCAACAATCCGTTCAGAGACAGAAGTGCTATCAGAATACAACCCTCGCTATTATCAGCTCAACGTTGCAGCCACG ttctTCGCCTTCATCACTACACTGCTGTATATTTTGCATGCCTTCAGCAACTACTACCATTGA